Proteins encoded within one genomic window of Gemmatimonadota bacterium:
- a CDS encoding bifunctional 5,10-methylenetetrahydrofolate dehydrogenase/5,10-methenyltetrahydrofolate cyclohydrolase, producing the protein MGAQIVKGQVIAQSVYAELGAEISELIQSTGRRPVLVSIYIGSNPAIEVYIRSMNRIARGLGIEYRWYHLPDNAQEAEVLRRLEQLNQDPEVTGVIIQLPLPEHVRRSVLVNHIAPQKDVDGTHPENVGAAVTGEIRIGSCTALAVMRLVDATGLDMEGKEAVIVGHSDLVGKPLSLMLVDRLATVTICHIATAQRGMFAEHVRRAEVLVVAVGSPGLIKGDWVRPGATVIDVGINQVGSRLVGDVEFDAAKERAAFITPVPGGVGPVTVSMLMNNTVNAFRTQVGHLSEG; encoded by the coding sequence ATGGGGGCCCAGATCGTCAAAGGCCAGGTCATCGCCCAGTCAGTGTATGCGGAACTTGGAGCGGAAATCTCAGAGTTGATCCAGAGCACCGGACGAAGACCTGTGTTGGTCAGCATTTATATCGGCTCGAACCCGGCCATCGAAGTCTATATTCGATCCATGAATCGGATTGCCCGGGGGTTGGGGATTGAGTATCGCTGGTACCATCTCCCGGACAATGCCCAAGAGGCTGAGGTGCTACGCCGGTTGGAGCAGTTGAACCAAGACCCCGAAGTCACCGGCGTGATCATTCAGCTCCCCCTGCCTGAGCATGTACGCCGCTCAGTCCTGGTCAACCATATTGCCCCACAAAAAGATGTGGACGGCACCCATCCGGAAAATGTCGGGGCCGCCGTCACCGGAGAAATACGCATTGGTTCCTGTACCGCCCTGGCCGTCATGCGCCTTGTGGACGCAACCGGGCTCGACATGGAGGGCAAAGAGGCGGTTATTGTCGGACACAGCGATCTGGTGGGCAAGCCGCTCAGCCTGATGCTGGTCGACCGCTTAGCCACGGTGACCATCTGCCATATCGCGACCGCTCAGCGGGGAATGTTCGCCGAGCATGTCCGCCGGGCAGAGGTCCTCGTTGTAGCAGTCGGTTCTCCTGGGTTGATCAAGGGCGACTGGGTCCGCCCTGGGGCAACCGTGATCGATGTTGGTATCAATCAGGTGGGCTCACGCCTCGTTGGCGATGTGGAATTTGACGCGGCCAAGGAACGCGCGGCCTTTATTACGCCGGTTCCGGGCGGTGTCGGGCCGGTAACAGTGTCTATGCTCATGAACAATACCGTCAACGCCTTCCGTACCCAGGTGGGCCATCTGTCCGAAGGCTGA